Proteins from a genomic interval of Bradyrhizobium sp. CCBAU 53340:
- a CDS encoding LacI family DNA-binding transcriptional regulator, whose translation MTDPAKPSYDDVVRIPAPPGRTGATGRPPRIEEVAERAGVSPITVSRVLRHPEKVNRETRERILEVIEATGYASNPHARALRSGRSNVVVAFVSNILSQQFGLAVRSLAATLEPEGFEVLVGQTSYSYAKEVAMIQSLRGIRPAAVMFTGVIELEENRTALAELGIPVIETWAFPRDPVDMLVGLPNADAGAMAARRLASAGHRRVAFIGRSSGRGALRRDGFRAAAAQLGLEIVHEIGVGEIKGLVDGRAAFTTLLDRGDKIDAVFCANDLLATGALIEARARGLSVPRDLAVLGFGDNDVADQITPGLTTISFDAAAVGRIAGELLLARLSGTPRAEQRLVVDLFLVERGSV comes from the coding sequence ATGACCGATCCGGCCAAGCCGAGCTATGACGACGTGGTGCGCATTCCGGCGCCGCCCGGCCGCACCGGCGCGACCGGACGGCCGCCGCGCATCGAAGAGGTCGCGGAGCGTGCCGGTGTGTCGCCAATCACGGTATCGCGGGTGTTGCGCCATCCCGAAAAGGTCAACCGCGAGACCCGCGAGCGCATTCTCGAGGTGATAGAGGCGACAGGCTATGCCTCCAATCCGCATGCGCGCGCGCTGCGCTCGGGGCGGTCGAATGTCGTCGTGGCCTTTGTCTCGAACATTCTCAGCCAGCAATTCGGACTCGCCGTACGCAGCCTCGCCGCAACGCTCGAGCCTGAGGGTTTCGAGGTGCTGGTCGGCCAGACCTCCTACTCCTATGCCAAGGAGGTCGCGATGATCCAGTCGCTGCGCGGCATCCGGCCCGCCGCGGTAATGTTCACCGGCGTGATCGAGCTCGAGGAGAACCGTACAGCGCTCGCCGAGCTCGGCATTCCCGTGATCGAGACCTGGGCATTTCCGCGCGACCCCGTCGATATGCTGGTCGGCCTGCCCAATGCGGATGCCGGCGCAATGGCGGCGCGCAGGCTGGCTTCGGCGGGACATCGCCGCGTCGCCTTCATCGGCCGCAGCAGCGGCCGTGGCGCGCTCCGCCGCGATGGCTTTCGTGCGGCAGCCGCGCAGCTTGGCCTCGAGATCGTCCACGAGATCGGCGTCGGCGAGATCAAGGGGCTGGTCGATGGCCGCGCCGCATTCACCACCCTGCTCGACCGCGGCGATAAGATCGATGCCGTGTTCTGCGCCAACGACCTGCTTGCGACCGGCGCACTGATCGAAGCCCGCGCGCGTGGACTATCGGTGCCGCGCGATCTTGCCGTGCTCGGCTTCGGCGACAACGACGTCGCCGATCAAATCACGCCCGGCCTCACCACCATCTCGTTCGATGCCGCGGCCGTCGGCCGGATTGCGGGCGAACTGCTGCTGGCGCGCTTGTCAGGTACGCCGCGCGCCGAGCAGCGATTGGTCGTCGATCTCTTCCTGGTCGAGCGCGGCAGCGTCTGA
- a CDS encoding NADP-dependent oxidoreductase, protein MTQAKRIVLAARPVGEPKPTDFRLEEFAVPTPGAGEVLLRTVWLSLDPYMRGRMSEGPSYAAPVPVGGVMEGEAVSEVVASNNPDFAKGDIVRARTGWQTHATSNGKGLIKVDPKLGPISTSIGVLGMPGMTAYTGLLDIGKPQEGETVVVAGASGAVGSAVGQIAKIKGARAVGIAGGKDKCDYVVKELGFDACIDHRDPDLAAKLKDACPDGIDVYFENVGGAVFEAVFPLLNPFARVPVCGLIAHYNDTEAKPPKWAGAMMRNILTKRLTFRGFIVSDFASRHGDFLRDMSGWVQGGKVKYKEFVTEGLESAPGAFIGLLKGANFGKQLVRVGPDNA, encoded by the coding sequence ATGACCCAAGCAAAACGCATCGTTCTCGCCGCGCGTCCCGTCGGCGAACCCAAGCCGACCGATTTTCGTCTGGAGGAATTCGCTGTGCCGACGCCCGGCGCAGGCGAAGTCCTGCTGCGCACTGTCTGGCTGTCGCTCGATCCCTATATGCGCGGGCGCATGAGTGAGGGGCCGTCCTATGCCGCGCCGGTGCCGGTCGGCGGCGTGATGGAAGGCGAGGCGGTGAGCGAGGTCGTAGCCTCCAACAATCCGGACTTTGCCAAGGGCGACATCGTCCGCGCACGAACCGGCTGGCAGACGCATGCGACCTCGAACGGCAAGGGGCTGATCAAGGTCGATCCCAAGCTCGGTCCGATCTCGACTTCGATCGGCGTGCTCGGCATGCCCGGTATGACCGCGTATACGGGCCTGCTCGACATCGGCAAGCCGCAAGAAGGCGAGACTGTCGTCGTTGCCGGCGCCTCCGGTGCGGTCGGCTCGGCGGTCGGCCAGATCGCGAAGATCAAGGGCGCGCGTGCGGTCGGCATCGCTGGCGGCAAGGACAAGTGCGACTACGTGGTGAAGGAGCTCGGCTTCGATGCCTGCATCGATCACCGCGATCCTGATTTGGCTGCGAAGCTGAAGGATGCCTGCCCTGATGGCATCGACGTCTATTTCGAGAATGTCGGCGGCGCCGTGTTCGAGGCGGTGTTTCCGCTGCTCAATCCCTTCGCGCGCGTGCCGGTCTGCGGCCTGATCGCCCATTACAACGACACCGAGGCCAAGCCGCCGAAATGGGCCGGCGCGATGATGCGCAACATCCTCACCAAGCGGCTGACCTTCCGCGGCTTCATCGTCTCCGACTTCGCCTCGCGCCATGGCGACTTCCTGCGCGACATGTCGGGATGGGTCCAGGGCGGCAAGGTGAAGTACAAGGAGTTCGTCACCGAGGGCCTGGAGAGCGCCCCGGGCGCCTTCATCGGGCTGCTGAAGGGGGCCAATTTCGGCAAGCAGCTGGTCCGGGTCGGGCCGGACAACGCGTAA
- the guaB gene encoding IMP dehydrogenase, whose translation MATVQLQGIREAFTFDDVLLKPGLSDVMPGEVDIRSRVTRAIPLNIPIMASAMDTVTEARMAIAMAQAGGLGVIHRNFDPEGQAAQVRQVKRYESGMVVNPLTISPEATLDDALKLMSDHGISGIPVVTGAGKNTPGKLVGILTNRDVRFATDRRQRVSELMTHENLVTVRENVSQDEARRMLHKHRIEKLLVVDDQYRCVGLITVKDMEKAVAHPLACKDAQGRLRVAAATTVGDTGFERTERLIDAGVDLVVVDTAHGHSRHVLHAVNRIKRLSNSVQVVAGNVATSDGAQALIDAGADCIKVGIGPGSICTTRIVAGVGVPQLTAIMDAVEAAKKSDIPVIADGGIKFSGDLAKALAAGADIAMVGSLLAGTDETPGEVFLWQGRSYKAYRGMGSVGAMARGSADRYFQQDIKDSLKLVPEGIEGQVPYKGPVGNVMHQLAGGLRAAMGYVGAKDMKELHEKAQFVRITGAGLRESHVHDVTITRESPNYPGGG comes from the coding sequence ATGGCCACGGTGCAACTTCAAGGCATCCGCGAAGCCTTTACGTTCGACGACGTGCTGCTGAAGCCGGGCCTGTCCGACGTCATGCCGGGCGAGGTCGACATCCGTTCCCGCGTCACCCGCGCCATCCCGCTCAACATCCCGATCATGGCCTCCGCCATGGACACCGTCACCGAGGCCCGCATGGCGATCGCCATGGCGCAGGCCGGCGGCCTCGGCGTCATCCACCGCAATTTCGACCCCGAAGGGCAGGCCGCCCAGGTCCGTCAGGTCAAACGCTACGAGTCGGGCATGGTGGTGAACCCGCTCACCATCAGCCCCGAGGCCACGCTCGACGACGCGCTCAAGCTGATGAGCGATCACGGCATCTCCGGCATTCCCGTCGTCACCGGCGCCGGCAAGAACACGCCCGGCAAGCTGGTCGGCATCCTCACCAACCGCGACGTGCGGTTTGCCACCGACCGCCGGCAAAGAGTCTCCGAGCTGATGACGCACGAGAACCTCGTCACCGTGCGCGAGAATGTCAGCCAGGACGAAGCGCGGCGGATGCTACACAAGCACCGCATCGAGAAGCTGCTGGTCGTCGACGACCAATATCGCTGCGTCGGCCTGATCACCGTGAAGGACATGGAGAAGGCAGTCGCCCATCCGCTGGCCTGCAAGGATGCGCAGGGACGCCTGCGCGTTGCCGCCGCCACCACGGTCGGCGACACCGGCTTCGAGCGCACCGAACGGCTGATCGATGCCGGCGTCGACCTCGTCGTCGTCGACACTGCGCACGGTCATTCCCGCCACGTGCTGCACGCCGTCAATCGCATCAAGCGCCTGTCCAACTCCGTGCAGGTCGTCGCTGGCAACGTCGCGACCTCGGACGGCGCACAGGCGCTGATCGATGCGGGTGCCGACTGCATCAAGGTCGGCATTGGTCCCGGCTCGATTTGCACCACGCGCATCGTCGCTGGCGTCGGCGTGCCCCAGCTCACCGCGATCATGGATGCGGTCGAGGCAGCCAAGAAGTCAGACATTCCCGTCATCGCCGACGGCGGCATCAAGTTCTCCGGCGATCTTGCCAAGGCGCTTGCCGCCGGTGCCGACATCGCGATGGTCGGTTCGCTGCTCGCCGGCACCGACGAGACGCCCGGCGAAGTGTTCCTGTGGCAGGGCCGCTCCTACAAGGCCTATCGCGGCATGGGCTCGGTCGGCGCAATGGCGCGCGGCTCTGCCGACCGCTACTTCCAGCAGGACATCAAGGATTCCCTCAAGCTCGTCCCTGAGGGCATCGAGGGCCAGGTGCCGTACAAGGGCCCGGTCGGCAACGTCATGCACCAGCTCGCCGGTGGCCTCCGCGCCGCGATGGGCTATGTCGGCGCCAAGGACATGAAGGAGCTGCACGAGAAGGCGCAGTTCGTCCGCATCACCGGCGCGGGCTTGCGCGAAAGCCACGTCCACGACGTGACCATCACGCGCGAAAGCCCGAACTATCCGGGCGGGGGCTAG
- a CDS encoding MFS transporter: MVDKQRIIPLIVATALFMENMDSTVIATSLPAIAADIGTSPLTLKLAITSYLLSLAVFIPASGWTADRFGARMVFAIAVGVFMIGSVGCALSGSVTDFVFARILQGMGGAMMTPVGRLVLLRSVDKSALVNAMAWVTVPALIGPVIGPPLGGFITTYASWHWIFLINIPIGLLGIFMALKFIDPIKSETQEKFDLYGMVLAGLGLAGIAFGLSVAGLNLLPWSTVAALVAGGAISMTLYVIHARRTGSPVLDFSLLRLPTLRAAILGGFLFRLGIGALPFLLPLLMQIGFGLSPFHSGLVTFASSLGAMGMKTLAARLIRAFGFRNLMTVNAVVSAFFLGVCALFTVTTPLLIIMVILVVGGFFRSLEFTAINTVAYADVESPQMSRATTLVSVNQQLAVSAGVAVGAASVETTMWLSHVSELNATVFAPAFVVVALTSAASSWFFWQMPSDAGHEISGRKAIEVASRKGAAKSAATAAVKTATEDTQDMRDQRLG, encoded by the coding sequence ATGGTCGACAAGCAACGCATCATTCCGCTGATCGTGGCCACCGCTCTCTTCATGGAGAACATGGACTCCACGGTCATCGCCACCTCGCTGCCGGCGATCGCGGCCGACATCGGCACCAGCCCGCTGACGCTGAAGCTCGCCATCACCTCCTACCTGCTGTCGCTTGCGGTGTTCATCCCGGCGAGCGGCTGGACCGCCGACAGGTTCGGCGCGCGCATGGTGTTCGCAATCGCCGTCGGCGTGTTCATGATCGGCTCGGTCGGCTGCGCGCTGTCGGGCTCGGTCACCGACTTCGTGTTCGCACGCATCCTCCAGGGCATGGGCGGGGCGATGATGACGCCGGTCGGACGTCTCGTGCTGCTGCGCTCGGTCGACAAGAGCGCGCTGGTCAATGCGATGGCCTGGGTGACCGTCCCTGCCCTGATAGGCCCCGTGATCGGGCCGCCGCTCGGCGGCTTCATCACCACTTACGCCTCGTGGCACTGGATCTTCCTGATCAACATTCCGATCGGGCTGCTCGGCATCTTCATGGCCTTGAAGTTCATCGATCCCATCAAGAGCGAGACGCAGGAAAAGTTCGATCTCTACGGCATGGTGCTCGCAGGCCTGGGCCTTGCCGGCATCGCATTTGGCCTTTCGGTCGCCGGCCTCAATCTGCTGCCCTGGAGCACGGTGGCAGCATTGGTTGCGGGCGGAGCAATCTCGATGACGCTCTATGTCATTCATGCCCGGCGGACCGGATCGCCGGTGCTGGATTTCTCGCTGCTCAGGCTGCCGACGTTGCGCGCGGCCATTCTCGGCGGCTTCCTGTTCCGGCTCGGCATCGGCGCGCTGCCCTTCCTGCTGCCGCTCTTGATGCAGATCGGATTCGGCCTGTCGCCGTTCCATTCCGGCCTCGTCACCTTTGCCTCCTCGCTCGGCGCGATGGGCATGAAGACGCTGGCCGCGCGCCTGATCCGCGCCTTCGGCTTCCGCAATCTGATGACGGTGAACGCGGTCGTCAGCGCATTCTTCCTCGGCGTCTGCGCGCTGTTCACGGTGACGACGCCGCTGCTGATCATCATGGTGATCCTAGTGGTCGGCGGTTTCTTCCGTTCGCTCGAGTTCACCGCGATCAACACGGTGGCCTATGCCGACGTCGAGAGCCCGCAGATGAGCCGCGCCACCACACTCGTCAGCGTCAACCAGCAGCTCGCCGTCTCCGCCGGCGTCGCGGTCGGCGCGGCATCGGTGGAGACCACGATGTGGCTCAGCCATGTCAGCGAGCTCAACGCCACCGTGTTCGCGCCGGCCTTCGTCGTGGTGGCGCTGACCTCGGCGGCGTCGAGCTGGTTCTTCTGGCAGATGCCGAGCGATGCCGGCCACGAGATCTCGGGCCGCAAGGCGATCGAGGTCGCAAGCCGCAAGGGTGCTGCCAAGAGCGCCGCGACAGCCGCCGTCAAGACGGCGACGGAAGACACGCAGGACATGCGGGATCAGCGGCTGGGGTAG
- a CDS encoding RlmE family RNA methyltransferase — protein MARDTTGRLHVQVKTGGKRKLSSKLWLERQLNDPYVAKAKAAGYRSRAAFKLLEIDDKFRLLKPGMAVVDLGAAPGGWSQIAAKRVGSTEGKGKVVAIDLLEMPEIPGVDFAQLDFMDNDAPDKLTAMLGGKADVVMSDMAANTTGHRKTDQLRIVGLVETAAAFACDVLKPGGTFLAKTFQSGADADLLAQLKRDFATVRHVKPAASRQDSSERYVLATGFRGEAKA, from the coding sequence ATGGCGAGAGACACCACCGGCCGCTTGCACGTCCAGGTCAAGACCGGCGGCAAGCGCAAATTGTCGTCGAAGCTGTGGCTGGAGCGGCAGCTCAACGATCCCTATGTCGCCAAGGCAAAGGCCGCGGGCTATCGCTCGCGCGCCGCGTTCAAGCTGCTCGAGATCGACGACAAGTTTCGGCTGCTGAAGCCCGGCATGGCCGTGGTCGATCTCGGCGCGGCACCCGGCGGCTGGAGCCAGATCGCGGCCAAGCGCGTCGGCTCGACGGAAGGCAAGGGCAAGGTCGTCGCGATCGACCTGCTGGAGATGCCGGAGATTCCCGGCGTCGATTTCGCGCAGCTCGACTTCATGGACAATGACGCGCCGGACAAGCTCACGGCGATGCTGGGCGGCAAGGCCGATGTCGTGATGTCCGACATGGCCGCCAACACCACCGGCCATCGCAAGACCGACCAGCTCCGCATCGTCGGCCTGGTCGAAACGGCGGCGGCCTTTGCCTGCGACGTGCTCAAGCCCGGCGGTACGTTCCTGGCCAAGACCTTCCAGAGCGGCGCCGATGCCGATCTGCTGGCCCAGCTCAAGCGCGATTTTGCCACCGTGCGCCACGTCAAGCCGGCCGCGAGCCGGCAGGATTCGTCCGAGCGCTATGTGCTGGCGACGGGATTTCGCGGCGAGGCGAAGGCGTAG
- a CDS encoding Ppx/GppA phosphatase family protein: MNDHTRLRDGHVSQHGPHGELEGSMAAVALATEPAVPVQAPGTGVYAALDLGTNNCRLLIACPTHDGFRVVDSFSRIIRLGEGVSATGCISEAAIDRAIAALSICRDKINLRKAKRLRLIATEACRAASNAEGFRSRVAAETGIELEVIDRETEASLAMLGCSPLVDPKGRGAILFDIGGGSTELVRIERDPANPEPRIKAWMSIPLGVVTLAEQFGGRDVTPEVYAAMEQEVANYVAPFAAEHGRDLTDMHLLGTSGTVTTLAGIHLNLVRYDRRRIDSIWMNDSDITATINKLLGMSYEERAGNSCISVERADLVLAGCAILDAIRRAFPLPRLRVADRGLREGMLVEMMREDGALRSW; the protein is encoded by the coding sequence ATGAATGACCACACGCGGCTCCGCGACGGCCATGTAAGCCAACATGGGCCGCACGGTGAGCTGGAGGGGTCGATGGCGGCGGTGGCGTTGGCCACGGAGCCTGCCGTCCCCGTGCAGGCGCCGGGAACCGGCGTCTATGCGGCGCTCGACCTCGGCACCAACAATTGCAGGCTCCTGATCGCCTGTCCCACCCACGACGGCTTCCGCGTGGTCGATTCCTTCTCGCGCATCATCCGGCTCGGCGAAGGTGTCTCGGCCACCGGCTGCATCAGCGAGGCCGCGATCGATCGCGCCATCGCCGCGCTCAGCATTTGCCGGGACAAGATCAACCTGCGCAAGGCCAAGCGGCTGCGGCTGATTGCGACCGAGGCCTGCCGGGCAGCCTCGAACGCGGAAGGATTCCGTAGCCGCGTCGCCGCCGAGACCGGCATCGAGCTCGAGGTGATCGACCGCGAGACCGAGGCTTCGCTTGCCATGCTCGGCTGCTCGCCGCTGGTCGACCCCAAAGGACGCGGCGCCATCCTGTTCGACATCGGTGGCGGCTCGACCGAGCTGGTGCGGATCGAACGCGATCCCGCCAATCCGGAACCGCGGATCAAGGCGTGGATGTCGATCCCGCTTGGTGTCGTGACGCTGGCCGAGCAATTCGGCGGCCGCGACGTCACGCCGGAGGTCTATGCCGCGATGGAGCAGGAGGTCGCCAATTACGTTGCTCCGTTCGCCGCGGAGCACGGCCGCGATCTCACCGACATGCATCTGCTCGGCACGTCGGGCACCGTCACGACGCTTGCCGGCATCCATCTCAATCTCGTGCGCTATGATCGCCGCCGCATCGACAGCATCTGGATGAACGATTCCGACATCACCGCGACCATCAACAAGCTGCTTGGCATGAGCTACGAGGAGCGCGCGGGCAACAGCTGCATCAGCGTCGAGCGCGCCGATCTCGTGCTGGCCGGCTGCGCCATCCTCGATGCGATCCGCCGCGCCTTTCCGCTGCCGCGCCTGCGCGTCGCCGACCGGGGCTTGCGCGAAGGCATGCTGGTCGAGATGATGCGCGAGGACGGCGCGCTCAGGAGCTGGTGA
- a CDS encoding xanthine dehydrogenase family protein molybdopterin-binding subunit: protein MQEHTKSSTLENAIALQKYGVGQPVRRKEDDTLVRGKGRYTDDFNLPGQAYAVIVRSTHAHGVIRGIGIEAAKAMPGVLGVWTGKDLDAAGYGPFTCGLPLKSRDGSPLLQTNRQPLATDKVRFVGDPVAFVVAETLAQARDAAEAVELDIEPLPAVTDPEEATKPGAAQLYDHIPNNVALDYHYGDTEKVNAAFASAAHVTKVDIENTRVAVVSMEPRVGLASYDKKTERYTIQMPTQGVAGNRANLAKNLKVPNEKVRILTANVGGSFGMKNVNYPEYMCILYAAKALGRPVKWLDERSTSFLSDSHGRAQKIHAELALDAEGHFLAARLSGYGNLGAYITGVAPSPLSLNTGKNFSSVYRTPLMAIDIKTVLTNTTLMGAYRGAGRPEANYYMERLIDRAADEMGINRLTLRKRNFIKPNQMPFPASSGVTYDSGDFQAVFSKALEISDHENFAKRKKESKKAGKLRGIAVGSYLEVTAPPGPELGKIVFDPDGTVQLITGTLDYGQGHATPFAQVLCAQLGVPFESVKLVQGDSDIVHAGNGTGGSRSITASGMAIVEASKLIIEKGKRAAAHMLEASEADIEFEGGSFTIAGTDRSIDIMELARKLHDGKVPDGVPDSLDVDHTTEPVPSAFPNGCHVAEVEIDPDTGVVEIVRYSAVNDFGTVINPMLVAGQLHGGVVQGIGQALMEHIRYDESGQPITGSLMDYALPRAGDVPNMTVGDHPVPATTNPLGSKGCGEAGCAGSLSTVVNAVLDALSDYGIKHIDMPLTPERVWRAIQDAKSAA, encoded by the coding sequence ATGCAAGAACACACCAAATCGTCCACGCTCGAAAACGCTATTGCACTGCAAAAATATGGTGTCGGGCAGCCGGTCCGCCGCAAGGAGGACGACACGCTGGTGCGCGGCAAGGGCCGCTACACCGACGATTTCAACCTGCCCGGCCAGGCCTACGCCGTGATCGTCCGCTCCACCCACGCCCATGGCGTGATCCGCGGCATCGGCATCGAGGCCGCCAAGGCGATGCCGGGCGTGCTGGGGGTGTGGACGGGCAAGGATCTCGATGCCGCCGGCTATGGTCCCTTCACCTGCGGGCTGCCACTGAAGAGCCGCGACGGCTCACCCCTGCTGCAGACCAACCGCCAGCCGCTGGCAACCGACAAAGTCCGCTTCGTCGGCGACCCCGTCGCCTTCGTCGTCGCGGAGACGCTGGCGCAGGCCCGCGATGCGGCCGAGGCGGTCGAGCTCGATATCGAGCCGCTGCCGGCGGTGACCGATCCCGAGGAAGCCACCAAGCCCGGCGCAGCGCAGCTCTATGATCACATCCCGAACAACGTCGCGCTCGACTATCACTATGGCGACACGGAGAAGGTGAACGCGGCTTTCGCCAGCGCCGCCCATGTCACCAAGGTCGACATCGAGAACACCCGTGTCGCCGTGGTGTCGATGGAACCGCGCGTCGGACTTGCCTCCTACGACAAGAAGACCGAGCGCTACACCATCCAGATGCCGACGCAGGGCGTCGCGGGCAACCGCGCCAACCTCGCCAAGAACCTGAAGGTGCCGAACGAGAAGGTACGCATCCTCACCGCCAATGTCGGCGGCTCGTTCGGCATGAAGAACGTCAACTATCCCGAGTACATGTGCATTCTGTACGCGGCGAAGGCGCTGGGACGCCCGGTGAAGTGGCTCGACGAGCGCTCCACCAGCTTCCTGTCCGACAGCCATGGCCGCGCGCAGAAGATTCATGCCGAGCTCGCGCTCGACGCCGAGGGGCATTTCCTCGCAGCAAGACTGTCCGGCTACGGCAATCTCGGCGCCTATATCACCGGCGTTGCGCCGAGCCCGCTCTCGCTCAACACCGGCAAGAACTTTTCCAGCGTCTATCGCACGCCGCTGATGGCGATCGACATCAAGACGGTGCTGACCAACACCACGCTGATGGGCGCCTATCGCGGCGCCGGCCGGCCCGAGGCGAACTACTACATGGAGCGGCTGATTGACCGCGCCGCCGACGAGATGGGCATCAACCGGCTGACCTTGCGCAAGCGCAACTTCATCAAGCCGAACCAGATGCCCTTCCCGGCCTCGTCAGGCGTCACCTATGACAGCGGCGACTTCCAGGCGGTGTTCAGCAAGGCGCTCGAAATCTCCGACCATGAGAACTTTGCCAAGCGCAAGAAGGAGAGCAAGAAGGCGGGCAAGCTGCGCGGCATCGCCGTCGGCTCCTATCTCGAGGTCACTGCACCGCCAGGCCCAGAGCTCGGCAAGATCGTGTTCGATCCTGACGGCACCGTGCAGCTGATCACCGGCACGCTCGACTACGGCCAAGGCCACGCCACGCCGTTCGCGCAGGTCCTGTGCGCGCAGCTTGGCGTTCCCTTCGAGAGCGTGAAACTGGTGCAGGGCGACAGCGACATCGTCCACGCCGGCAACGGCACCGGCGGCTCGCGCTCGATCACGGCCAGCGGCATGGCGATCGTCGAGGCCTCGAAGCTGATCATCGAAAAGGGCAAGCGCGCCGCTGCGCACATGCTGGAAGCCTCCGAGGCCGACATCGAGTTCGAAGGCGGCAGCTTCACCATCGCCGGCACCGACCGCAGCATCGACATCATGGAGCTCGCCAGGAAGCTGCATGACGGCAAGGTGCCTGATGGCGTGCCTGACTCGCTCGATGTTGATCACACCACCGAGCCGGTGCCCTCGGCCTTTCCCAACGGCTGCCATGTCGCCGAAGTCGAGATCGATCCTGACACGGGCGTCGTGGAAATCGTGCGCTACAGCGCGGTGAACGATTTCGGCACGGTGATCAACCCGATGCTGGTCGCAGGCCAGCTCCATGGCGGCGTCGTCCAGGGCATCGGGCAGGCGCTGATGGAGCACATCCGCTACGACGAGAGTGGCCAGCCGATCACGGGCTCGCTGATGGACTACGCCCTGCCGCGCGCCGGCGACGTGCCCAACATGACGGTCGGCGACCACCCGGTGCCGGCCACGACCAATCCGCTCGGCAGCAAGGGCTGCGGCGAAGCCGGCTGCGCCGGCAGCCTTTCGACGGTGGTGAATGCGGTGCTGGATGCGTTGTCAGACTACGGCATCAAGCACATCGACATGCCCTTGACGCCCGAGCGGGTGTGGCGCGCGATCCAGGACGCGAAGAGCGCGGCGTAA
- a CDS encoding YaiI/YqxD family protein yields the protein MTDTPTRIYVDADACPVKDEIYRVALRHNVPVSVVAGNFIRVPQDPLIERIAAGSGMDAADDWIAERARPGDVVITSDIPLASRCVKAGADVIAPNGKPFTEESIGMTLAVRNLMTDLRSAGEVTGGPRSFAPRDRSAFLSALDQTLRRIQRRRADQAATNQG from the coding sequence ATGACTGACACCCCCACCCGCATCTATGTCGACGCCGACGCCTGCCCGGTGAAGGACGAGATCTATCGTGTCGCGCTCCGGCATAACGTGCCGGTCAGCGTGGTTGCCGGTAACTTCATTCGCGTGCCCCAGGACCCACTGATCGAGCGCATCGCCGCCGGCTCCGGCATGGACGCGGCCGACGACTGGATCGCCGAGCGGGCGAGGCCCGGCGACGTCGTCATCACGTCAGACATTCCGCTCGCCAGCCGCTGCGTGAAGGCAGGCGCTGACGTGATCGCACCGAACGGCAAGCCGTTTACCGAAGAGTCGATCGGGATGACGCTGGCGGTACGCAACCTGATGACGGATCTGCGTTCGGCCGGCGAGGTCACCGGCGGTCCGCGCTCGTTCGCGCCGCGCGACCGCTCCGCCTTCCTGTCGGCGCTCGACCAGACACTGCGCAGGATCCAGCGTCGCCGCGCCGATCAGGCCGCAACGAACCAAGGCTGA